The stretch of DNA TGGGAAGACGCAAAACATGGCGTGGCCGAGAGCCGCCCTCTTGCCTGGGCAGGTTGGGCGAGAAGGTTGCGAATCTGCCGGCTCCGCTTGACTTGACCGGCTAACTTTGAACCGGGCTGATCGAGCGGGTTAGCCAGGAGAAGTGCAGTTGGAGATCCGGCGCACTCAGAAGATGAGCAGGCAGAATTTCTCGGCAAGAAAACCGAACGCCACCCGCGGAATCTATTTTTGCGCGCTAGATTCGTTCCGCGCACACCGCATGACACAGTCTAAAGTCCTATCCCACAATTTTCTGCTTGACAGGCGTGGTTTATAAGGTCGTTGATGGCTGCTTCAAGACGCTTTAAGAAAATATTCGAATCACACAGCATTTATATGACGCGTTGAGACGGGAGGTGAGAATGGGCGAAAAGCGGCCAAACAAGAAGCGCGTCGCTTTGAAATGGGTGCTCTCGAGGACCGAGATGGGTCGGGCGTTTCTGATCAAGAGAGCCCTGCGCAGGAATGCTTTCGGAACTCACCCCTTCGATGCCGCCAACAATGTTCAAACCAGCGGAGCAATACCTCAGTATCTTCTGAGTCCCAAACAAAGCATGAGAACAATATCTAGGAACGAAACGCATCCTTATTTTGGCTGTAGCCCTAACTGTCTCCGCGCGGCGCTCGATCAGATGGAAGATCTGGCGGGCGCCACCTTTGTTGATTTCGGATGCGGCATGGGAAGAGCAGCCATCATAGCTTCCGAATACCCGTTTCAATCCGTAATTGGCGTAGAAATCTCGAAGGATCTGAGCGCGATCGCACGCCGTAACGCGCGAACAATTCGGAAATCATTCCCCAATCGATGCGGTATAGAAATAATCAATCAAGATGCCCGTAGTTTCCATATTGATGACAGAAACTTGGTCATTTTTATCTATAATCCGTTTGGTCCGGATTTAATTAAAATTATCATGATGAGATTAGAGAGGATCATACAAGCAGGTTATAGCGTGCATATTATCTATCAAAACCCTGTTTACTTCAATATTTTGGATGAATCCGATGCCTTCGAAAGATACTTTGGCGGACAGATCAAGTGCGATCCCGCCGAGCGCCCCCAAATGTTTGACAACGATGACGCTATCGTTGTTTGGCGACCCAAGAGCGCGACGTATCCCGCAAATGACAAATTCGACATCAGAGTCGTAACCGCGGGAACACGCGCCGAATTGGTATTCTGACCGAACTAAATCGCTCCGCTTTTTGGTTATGATCTTGACCCGACCGGAGAGGCGCTAATGGCGGTCCGGATGGCCGAGTTGTGTCGCGAGCGGTCCCCGCGGCGATAGCCGCTTCGACGCATCCGTCGTCCAGAAACGGACAGGCTGAAAACCACCCAACCCGGCCGTTCAGTGGCGCCGGCCGAGGGGACCATATATGGCCGAAAGCGGCCGGTCTGCTTCGGGAAAAGAGCGCCGAAAAAGCGG from Methylobacterium sp. PvR107 encodes:
- a CDS encoding methyltransferase domain-containing protein translates to MGEKRPNKKRVALKWVLSRTEMGRAFLIKRALRRNAFGTHPFDAANNVQTSGAIPQYLLSPKQSMRTISRNETHPYFGCSPNCLRAALDQMEDLAGATFVDFGCGMGRAAIIASEYPFQSVIGVEISKDLSAIARRNARTIRKSFPNRCGIEIINQDARSFHIDDRNLVIFIYNPFGPDLIKIIMMRLERIIQAGYSVHIIYQNPVYFNILDESDAFERYFGGQIKCDPAERPQMFDNDDAIVVWRPKSATYPANDKFDIRVVTAGTRAELVF